In Vicia villosa cultivar HV-30 ecotype Madison, WI unplaced genomic scaffold, Vvil1.0 ctg.000030F_1_1, whole genome shotgun sequence, the following proteins share a genomic window:
- the LOC131622500 gene encoding uncharacterized protein LOC131622500, producing the protein MWVKKGIINIIDLSNDYYLVTFSHDQDHMNAIMNGPWFIYDHYLTVKAWSPDFHPKCDTIKSVAVWVRIAELPIEYYDSRVLHHIGDNIGKTIKVDKNTGMHERGKYARICVEVDLTKPLVAMFMIKERKYNVEYEGLHLLCTLCGRFGHYAEGCPEKVKEVERNRVAEVGLMENADRVEVGLIGEKTKGSWMIVQKHRRIKRGKEKELNVAGGGERKNPPSSGGRQPNNNGSRFAALSQDQVDAPDKVMDTDVEDRDNNLQYMHGNDMEVSGSKSGTNNNHVAIMEDIEKGEDVQTVGNNTNEALSESLRSLEVHGGGNYDSNGSVSVHVIRGKKKDKKKQ; encoded by the coding sequence ATGTGGGTGAAGAAAGGCATAATTAACATTATCGATCTTAGTAACGACTACTATCTGGTGACTTTCTCTCATGACCAAGATCATATGAATGCAATAATGAATGGCCCTTGGTTTATATATGATCATTATTTAACTGTGAAAGCTTGGAGTCCAGATTTCCATCCCAAATGTGATACGATCAAGTCGGTAGCTGTATGGGTGAGGATTGCTGAGCTCCCAATTGAATACTATGATAGTAGAGTTTTACATCATATTGGAGACAATATAGGTAAAACTATTAAAGTTGATAAGAATACGGGAATGCATGAAAGGGGAAAATATGCAAGGATTTGCGTTGAGGTGGATCTAACAAAGCCGTTAGTGGCTATGTTTATGATAAAGGAGAGGAAATATAATGTTGAGTATGAAGGCTTACACTTATTGTGTACCTTATGTGGAAGATTTGGCCATTATGCTGAAGGTTGCCCAGAGAAAGTAAAAGAGGTAGAAAGGAATAGAGTGGCAGAAGTGGGTTTGATGGAGAATGCAGACAGAGTTGAGGTAGGACTGATTGGAGAAAAAACTAAGGGATCGTGGATGATAGTGCAGAAGCATAGGAGAATTAAGAGAGGCAAAGAGAAAGAGTTAAATGTAGCTGGTGGAGGGGAGAGGAAAAATCCTCCATCCTCTGGTGGAAGACAACCTAATAATAATGGGTCACGTTTTGCTGCTTTGAGCCAGGATCAAGTGGATGCGCCAGATAAGGTTATGGACACGGATGTCGAGGATAGGGATAACAACTTACAATATATGCATGGGAATGACATGGAGGTATCGGGTAGCAAATCAGGTACGAATAATAATCACGTGGCTATTATGGAGGACATTGAAAAAGGCGAGGACGTGCAAACAGTAGGAAACAACACTAATGAGGCTTTGTCAGAATCATTAAGAAGCTTGGAAGTACATGGGGGTGGGAATTATGATTCAAATGGTTCTGTTAGTGTGCATGTGATCCGAGGaaaaaagaaagacaaaaaaaaacaataa
- the LOC131622410 gene encoding homeobox-leucine zipper protein HDG11-like has translation MNSSLAGAGAGSGDDEIDNSSNDRRASYKRLTTTQSTILENFMKECHHPDDAQRRQLAEEVGLEPKQIKFWFQNKRTLMKNQHERENNSSLRLENERIHNENLLIKEALKATICSTCGGPPFPQEEHEHFMRSMEQENAQLKQECDKVSNLIANYMEKKISLPEFEQALATVKSFSRDRDLELSPNQTVYETLRHVHVHVHGNLSMREAMLVNISEQSHDEQKRMMSRIATIAMEELARLVRVNEPFWVYTTNAPDGRFTLDRESYEQVFPKDNHFQGANVCEESSKFSGVVKLGGLQLVDMFLDPVKWKNLFPTIVTKAETVKEFEPGSTENRDGALLLMHEQMHILSPLVRPREFNILRYCKQVDAGVWMITDVSIDSSRPNTIPLCQSWKYPSGCIIRELPHGACLVTWVEHVEVEDKIHTHLVYRHLIRSFNLYGAESWIKELQRMCERSISFYAETTPNQETAGVITSIEGRQSVMKFAHRMVKMLCESLTMSGQLEFQHVTLDSVGGVRVSIRKNNNYGQPKGTVAVAATTIWLPLPAQKIFEFLRDPTKRSKWDVLSSANPMVEIAHISNGPYPGNSISIIQPSIPREDQPVILQESFTSTVGSYIIFAPTDRSSMNIAIRGEESKGLEILPTGFVICSKAKPNATFETSGNIGSGAGGGGEAGSLLTLAYQILISTSTGIGTQQHMESMASINSLLSGTVRNIKDALM, from the exons ATGAATTCATCACTAGCAGGTGCGGGAGCGGGATCCGGTGACGATGAAATTGATAACTCATCAAATGATAGAAGAGCTTCCTACAAACGCCTTACTACAACTCAATCAACTATACTTGAAAA TTTCATGAAGGAATGCCACCATCCAGACGATGCTCAAAGACGTCAATTGGCTGAAGAGGTTGGGCTTGAGCCCAAACAAATCAAGTTTTGGTTTCAGAATAAGAGAACTCTGATGAAG aaTCAACATGAGAGGGAAAATAACTCTTCTCTTCGTCTGGAGAATGAAAGGATTCATAATGAAAACCTCTTAATCAAAGAGGCACTGAAAGCCacaatttgttcaacttgtggagGTCCTCCATTTCCTCAAGAAGAGCATGAACATTTCATGCGCAGCATGGAACAGGAAAATGCTCAGCTCAAACAAGAG TGTGACAAAGTGTCAAACCTCATTGCAAACTACATGGAGAAAAAGATATCTCTACCTGAGTTTGAGCAAGCTCTTGCTACTGTGAAATCATTCTCAAGAGATAGAGACCTTGAACTTTCACCAAACCAAACGGTCTATGAAACCCTAAGGCATGTTCATGTTCATGTTCACGGTAACCTATCCATGAGAGAAGCTATGTTAGTGAACATCTCTGAGCAAAGCCATGATGAACAAAAGAGAATGATGTCTCGAATTGCAACCATTGCAATGGAAGAGTTAGCTAGGCTTGTGAGAGTTAACGAGCCTTTTTGGGTTTACACTACAAATGCTCCAGATGGGAGATTCACTCTTGATCGTGAGAGTTACGAGCAAGTTTTTCCTAAGGACAATCACTTTCAAGGTGCAAATGTGTGTGAAGAATCTTCAAAATTTTCTGGAGTTGTGAAACTTGGTGGCTTGCAGCTGGTTGACATGTTTCTAGACCCG GTCAAATGGAAAAACTTGTTCCCAACAATTGTTACCAAAGCTGAAACTGTGAAAGAGTTTGAACCTGGTTCAACAGAAAATCGAGATGGTGCTTTGCTTTTG ATGCATGAACAAATGCACATTTTATCTCCTCTTGTGCGCCCTCGCGAATTCAACATCCTTCGTTACTGCAAACAAGTTGATGCTGGCGTATGGATGATTACTGATGTATCGATTGATTCATCTCGACCGAATACTATTCCTCTCTGTCAATCCTGGAAGTATCCATCCGGATGCATAATCCGCGAATTGCCTCATGGTGCCTGTCTG GTTACTTGGGTTGAACATGTGGAAGTGGAAGATAAGATTCATACACACCTTGTGTATAGACATCTTATCCGTAGCTTTAATCTATATGGAGCTGAAAGCTGGATTAAGGAGCTTCAAAGAATGTGTGAAAGATCTATCAGCTTTTATGCTGAAACTACACCTAATCAAGAAACTGCAGGAG TGATCACATCAATTGAAGGGAGGCAAAGTGTGATGAAGTTTGCTCATAGAATGGTTAAGATGCTATGTGAAAGTTTAACAATGTCAGGTCAATTGGAATTTCAACATGTAACTCTTGATAGCGTTGGCGGAGTTAGGGTTTCTATTCGCAAAAACAACAATTATGGCCAACCAAAGGGCACGGTTGCTGTCGCTGCTACCACCATTTGGCTCCCTCTTCCTGCTCAAAAGATCTTCGAGTTCCTCAGAGATCCTACAAAAAGATCTAAG TGGGATGTCCTTTCGTCTGCAAATCCAATGGTTGAGATTGCACACATCTCCAATGGACCCTATCCTGGCAACAGCATTTCAATTATTCAG CCATCTATCCCTCGCGAAGACCAACCGGTGATCCTCCAAGAAAGTTTCACATCTACTGTGGGATCCTACATTATATTCGCTCCCACAGATAGATCATCTATGAATATAGCCATTCGAGGTGAAGAGTCAAAGGGGCTAGAAATTCTTCCAACAGGATTTGTTATTTGCTCAAAAGCTAAACCGAATGCAACTTTCGAAACATCTGGCAATATTGGAAGTGGTGCTGGTGGAGGTGGTGAGGCTGGATCATTGTTGACTTTGGCTTATCAAATTCTTATCTCTACTTCAACTGGAATTGGCACACAGCAACATATGGAATCTATGGCTTCTATCAACTCCCTTCTGTCCGGTACTGTTCGAAACATTAAGGATGCTCTCATGTGA